The DNA window TATGCTCCACCGACTGCGATACCAACTCCCTCAGCACTCCCATATCCACATCCGCCAGCTTGTTGATGTACAGACAGGAAGCCCCGGTACGGTGCTTCCCCAGCTTCCCAAGCATCTCCTCGTACTCATCGAACCCCGACATGATGTACAGAGACAGGCTGCTCTTCCTTGGAGAGAAGCCCACCAGAGGCATGTCACCCTCCCTGCCTGACTCGTACTTATAGTGGTAGCTGCCGAACCCGATGATGCTCGGCCCCCACATCTCAGGTTCAAGTCCAGTCACGTCCCTCATCATCTCCAGCAGCACGAACCCATCTTCCCTCCGACGCCTGTTCTCCACCGCCGCCATGAACTCGTCCACACTCGCCCCGGTCTTCACAGTCTTATTCTCAGCCATTTGAAGGATCTCCTAGTGTCTTGGAGCGCGGGCGTCCCGCCCGCATCACCCTCTCAGGGACGATGCACGGACCGCCCCTACTGTCACCATTCCTCTTTCATGGTATATCCTAGGCAAAACTCAGAACCAACGTGAACGGAGGGATAGGTCATGAAACCAAACATACTGCGACAGAAGCTCGAGTCTGGCCAGCCCACAGTCAGCACACATATCCACTCGACGTGGCCTTCGGTGGTCGAGGCTGTCGGGCACACGGGCATCTACGACTATGTGGAGTTCGTGGCCGAGTACGGCCCGTCCGATCTTCACGACCTCGACAACCTTGCACGCGCAGCCGAACTCTACGACATGGGCATGATGATCAAGGTCGACCAGAGCCACCAGGCCTATCTCGCCCAGCGCGCGGTCGGTTCCGGCTTTGGCAGCGTACTGTTCACCGACTCGCGATCTGCGGACGATGTCCGTGAGCAGATCCTGACGATCAAGCCTGACACCCCCGAGGACAAGGGCTGGTACGGCGTTGCCACCCGTCGTCACACCTACATGGGCTACGGCGGCTCGCAGACCTACGTGGACGCGCTCAGAGACACCGTCGTGGCAGTCATGATCGAGAAGAAGGGCGCAGTCGACGAGCTCGACGAGATACTTGAGATCCCAGGCCTGGACATGGTCCAGTGGGGTGGTTCAGACTTCTCCGTCAGCATCGGCAAGGCGGGCCAGCGCACCGACCCCGAAGTGGTCGCCGCGCACGACAAGGTCTTCAAGTCAGCCGTCAAGGCCGGTATCGCCGCCAGGGCTGAGATCCAGTCCGCCGACGAGGCCAAGAAGTACCTCGACATGGGTGTGAAGCACTTCTCGATCGGCACCGACATCACCATCCTGCACGGATGGTGGAAGTCCAACGGCGAGGACCTCTGGAGAGCCATTTCCGGCGAGTAGTTTTTGCAAATCGCTCTTCTCTGATCGATATTGGCCTGAGTATGTTGAGTGAGTAGGAACCGCCCGCTCGTCATTCCCGCGAAAGCGGGAACCCAGGGGTGGGGAGTCCTTCGACAAGCTCAGAGCCCGTCCCGGACTTGATCCGGGAACGAACGGCTAAACTTCACCGCAATTAACTGGGCAGGGTAGTAACACTGGGAGGCAGAAGTGGCAGAACTGGAACGCGCATACGCGGTACGCAGCTACAGCAGCGGCACGCGTGGACGGGCGATCAACAACGCTCGCAACCACCACTGGATAGCGGACGATCCCGGAGGCGATGAGATCGGGGCAGGGGAGCTGTTCCTCTCCGGCATCTCAGCCTGCGCGGTGAACATGATCGAGCGGATCGCCCACGAGGAAGAGATCCCACTGGACTGGATGGACGTCAGCGTCGAGGCATACCGCGACCCGGACGCCGTGCCAGGCGAGCTTACGGTCTATCAGGACATCAAGGTCCACCTACAGATGTGGGGAGTTGCGGACGACGACGGCGACAACCTGGTGGATATCTGGAAACGCCGTTGACCGCTCTACGGTTCGGTCGCAGTTGCGACCCCAAGCACATCGGTCACCTCAGAGTTCTCCCAGGAAGCCAGACAGCGCTAAGTAGATTAGCTTACGCGCCCGAAACTCATTCAACTGACCCCCTCTCCCTTGACGGGAGAGGGTTGGAGCCTGCCCCGGACTTGATCCGGGAATGAGGGTGAAAACCACGAACACATACTCTCTGTCTGCCCTGAGTTCTGAGTAGTCCACCCTCACTCATGTCAAACACCCCCAACTCAGCCCCCACACGACCCGTCTACAGCGGAGACGTCTTCTACTGGCACTACGCCTGGGTGATCGTGACTATCATCGCGGTCATGCAGATGGTCGGCTCGTCCATACGCATGGCGTTCGGCGTGTTCATATACCCGCTGAGCGAGGAGTTCGGCTGGAGCCAGGGCTCGATCACGCTTGCCTACGCGCTGTCGAGCATAGTGACCGCGATGGTATCTCCATTGGCCGGCTTGCTCGGAGACCGCTTCGGCGCACGCAAGTCCATGATTCTGGGCTGCGCCATGTTCATCGGCGGGATGCTGCTGATCGGCGTCGTCAACCAGATATGGCAGTTCTACCTGACGTTCGGTGTGCTGCTCGGAGTGGCGCAGGCGGTATTCCTAGTGCCGCTCATCCCATCTGCAATGACCTGGTTCCGCCGGCACCTGGGAGTCGGGATGGGCTTCCTGATGGCGGCCTGGGGCCTGGGTCCCGCGCTCACCGCACCGCTCATGGGCCTCATGATCCAGCAGCTCGGCTGGCGGGACACGTTCTGGGTCACCGCCGCAGGGTCTGCAGTCATAATGGCCGTTCTGATAGCAAAGTACAGCAATCGGCCAGCGGATCGTGGCCTTGAACCGTACGGTGCCTTGCCCGGCGACCCACCGGCCACACGACGCTCACAGTCGGTCGACCGCGTCAAGCTGTTCACCAAGTTCATGCGCCACACGAAGGCGTACTGGAACCTGAGTTCGATCCACTTCCTCGGCTGCGTTGGCCACGCTGTGATACTCGTATACATCGTGCCGATCGCGATCGAGGAGGGCATTTCCGTCGTTGTCGCCGCCGGACTGCTGACGGTGCTGTCAGGAGTCAGTATCGCCACGCGACTGGCGACTCCGGTACTCTCAGACTACGTCGGTCCCAAGACGGTCATGACTGTCGCCTACGTCCTGCAGGGAATCCCGGTGGTCATGCTCTTCTGGACCCACGACGTGTGGCTCTTCTACGTGTTCGCCGCCGTGTTCGGTATCGGGTACGGCGGAGAGGCGGGCGGATTCCCGATCCTAAACCGCAGGTATTACGGACAAGCGCCCGTAGGCTCAGCGCACGGCTTCCAGATGCTCGGAGCGGGACTCGGAATGGCCGTAGGCGGCTGGGTCGGCGGGATTGTGTACGACTTCATGGGCAGCTACGATCTCGCGCTGATAATATCGGTCGTCGCAAGCCTGCTTGGCGCAGTAAGCATCG is part of the Dehalococcoidia bacterium genome and encodes:
- a CDS encoding DUF1801 domain-containing protein: MAENKTVKTGASVDEFMAAVENRRRREDGFVLLEMMRDVTGLEPEMWGPSIIGFGSYHYKYESGREGDMPLVGFSPRKSSLSLYIMSGFDEYEEMLGKLGKHRTGASCLYINKLADVDMGVLRELVSQSVEHMRVGSG
- a CDS encoding 2,4-dihydroxyhept-2-ene-1,7-dioic acid aldolase → MKPNILRQKLESGQPTVSTHIHSTWPSVVEAVGHTGIYDYVEFVAEYGPSDLHDLDNLARAAELYDMGMMIKVDQSHQAYLAQRAVGSGFGSVLFTDSRSADDVREQILTIKPDTPEDKGWYGVATRRHTYMGYGGSQTYVDALRDTVVAVMIEKKGAVDELDEILEIPGLDMVQWGGSDFSVSIGKAGQRTDPEVVAAHDKVFKSAVKAGIAARAEIQSADEAKKYLDMGVKHFSIGTDITILHGWWKSNGEDLWRAISGE
- a CDS encoding OsmC family protein is translated as MAELERAYAVRSYSSGTRGRAINNARNHHWIADDPGGDEIGAGELFLSGISACAVNMIERIAHEEEIPLDWMDVSVEAYRDPDAVPGELTVYQDIKVHLQMWGVADDDGDNLVDIWKRR
- a CDS encoding MFS transporter: MSNTPNSAPTRPVYSGDVFYWHYAWVIVTIIAVMQMVGSSIRMAFGVFIYPLSEEFGWSQGSITLAYALSSIVTAMVSPLAGLLGDRFGARKSMILGCAMFIGGMLLIGVVNQIWQFYLTFGVLLGVAQAVFLVPLIPSAMTWFRRHLGVGMGFLMAAWGLGPALTAPLMGLMIQQLGWRDTFWVTAAGSAVIMAVLIAKYSNRPADRGLEPYGALPGDPPATRRSQSVDRVKLFTKFMRHTKAYWNLSSIHFLGCVGHAVILVYIVPIAIEEGISVVVAAGLLTVLSGVSIATRLATPVLSDYVGPKTVMTVAYVLQGIPVVMLFWTHDVWLFYVFAAVFGIGYGGEAGGFPILNRRYYGQAPVGSAHGFQMLGAGLGMAVGGWVGGIVYDFMGSYDLALIISVVASLLGAVSIVLLERTDRLLIPNWETDYLPEEEEPEPTPAQASAD